A portion of the Salarias fasciatus chromosome 15, fSalaFa1.1, whole genome shotgun sequence genome contains these proteins:
- the cdc40 gene encoding pre-mRNA-processing factor 17 encodes MSAVMSSLVSYGSDSDSDNDSGSDSGAEKVQSVESDATAHLKPLQPGKTMSLAVLNSAPEVAVKESVETGTHLDPSLKEVSYNPTYETMFAPEFGPTNPFRSQQMAAPRNMLSGYAEPAHVNDFMFEQQRRTFSTFGYALDPSVDTHQAGSYSYIGAVDEAEKNKGLTVFESGGKKPEKRKKVKGGDAGEIDNFLGPWAKYVDEKDVAKPTEEEQKELDEITAKRQKKGRNEEEAPAEEKTILHVKDMYDYQGRSYLHAPQDVGVNLRTADAPDKCYLPKKQIHVWSGHTKGVSAIRLFPKSGHLLLSSSMDCKIKLWEVYSERRCIRTFIGHSKAVRDICFNNTGTQFLSAGYDRYLKLWDSETGQCISRFTNRKVPYCVKFNPDEDKQNLFVAGMSDKKIVQWDIRTGEVVQEYDRHLGAVNTITFVDENRRFVSTSDDKSLRVWEWDIPVDFKYIAEPSMHSMPAVTLSPNGKWLACQSMDNQILIFGAQNRFRLNKKKVFKGHMVAGYACQVDFSPDMSYVVSGDADGKLNIWDWKTTKLYHRIKAHDKVCISALWHPHETSKVITCGWDGQIKLWD; translated from the exons ATGTCTGCCGTCATGTCTTCCCTCGTTTCGTACGGGAGCGATTCGGACTCCGACAATGACTCCGGCTCTGATTCCGGAGCAGAAAAAGTGCAGTCGGTGGAATCGGACGCTACGGCGCACCTCAAACCTTTACAGCCCGGAAAAACCATGTCTTTGGCTGTTCTGAATTCGGCCCCGGAGGTCGCTGTTAAG GAGTCTGTTGAGACTGGCACACACCTGGATCCTTCACTGAAAGAAGTCTCATATAACCCAACGTATGAAACCATGTTTGCTCCTGAG TTTGGACCAACAAACCCTTTTAGAAGCCAGCAAATGGCTGCTCCCAGGAACATGCTGTCTGGCTACGCAGAACCTGCCCATGTCAACGACTTCATGTTtgaacagcagaggaggaccTTCTCCACTTTTG GTTACGCTTTAGATCCGTCTGTCGACACGCATCAAGCAGGCTCTTATAGCTACATTGGTGCAGTGGATGAGGCTGAGAAAAATAAAG GCTTGACGGTGTTTGAGAGCGGTGGCAAAAAgccagagaaaaggaaaaaggtcaAAGGCGGAGATGCAGGAGAAATCGACAATTTCCTTGGACCTTGGGCCAAATACGTTGATGAGAAGGATGTTGCCAAGCCAACAGAG gaggagcagaaggagctggatgAGATCACAGCCAAGAGACAGAAGAAGGGACGCAACGAGGAagaagctcctgcagaagagaAAACCATCCTTCATG TCAAAGACATGTACGACTACCAGGGCAGGTCCTACCTTCATGCCCCGCAGGATGTGGGCGTAAACCTGCGTACTGCCGATGCTCCAGACAAGTGTTACCTGCCGAAGAAGCAGATCCATGTCTGGTCCGGACACACCAAG GGCGTCAGTGCCATCCGGCTGTTTCCCAAATCTGGTcatctgctgctctcctcctccatggaTTGTAAGATCAAG CTATGGGAAGTGTACAGTGAGAGGAGGTGCATTCGGACATTCATCG GGCACAGCAAAGCCGTGCGAGACATTTGCTTCAACAACACGGGGACGCAGTTCCTCAGCGCCGGGTACGACCGCTACCTCAAACTGTGGGACTCAGAAACAG GCCAGTGTATCTCCCGCTTCACCAACCGGAAGGTCCCGTACTGCGTCAAGTTCAACCCTGACGAGGACAAACAGAACCTCTTTGTGGCCGGCATGTCGGATAAGAAGATTGTTCAg TGGGACATCAGGACCGGCGAGGTGGTGCAGGAGTACGACCGCCACCTGGGAGCCGTCAACACCATCACCTTCGTGGATGAGAATCGCCGATTCGTCAGCACATCGGACGACAAGAGTCTTCGTGTTTGGGAATG GGACATCCCTGTGGACTTCAAGTACATCGCCGAGCCCAGCATGCACTCCATGCCAGCTGTGACTCTCTCTCCCAACG GTAAATGGCTGGCCTGCCAGTCCATGGACAACCAGATTCTGATCTTCGGAGCCCAAAACCGCTTCCGACTCAACAAAAAGAAGGTTTTCAAAGGCCACATGGTGGCTGGCTACGCCTGCCAGGTGGACTTCTCCCCAGACATGAG CTATGTGGTGTCGGGAGACGCTGACGGAAAGCTGAACATTTGGGACTGGAAGACGACGAAGCTTTACCACAGGATAAAGGCTCACGACAAAGTGTGCATCAGCGCTCTGTGGCATCCGCACGAAACCTCCAAGGTCATCACCTGCGGCTGGGACGGACAGATCAAGCTCTGGGACTAG